The nucleotide sequence CTTTTTATGGATTCATGCCTCTGGTACTTGCTGTAAAGAAGGGTGGTCGTGAAAGCGTCAAAGTTGGCTTCTGCAGCATATCTGGCTGCTTGCGTCAACCTGAAGTGATAGCAAACATCGCAGCGATTAGCATTTTTTGGACGATTTATTATCGCCCTCAGATACGGAACGAGGTTGTAGATGTCTCTTTCGACAAGTGGAAAATCCATAATTCGGGAAAGCCTTCTCACCTCGTGCAATCTCTTTCTGTACTCAAGGTATGGGTGGATGTTTGGATTGTACCAGAATCCCGTTACTTCAACTCCTTTCTTTTTGAGATACTCAACAGGGTATGCAGCACATGGCGCACAACAAATGTGAAGGAGAACTTTCATGTTCCATTAGTGTCCGCTTCTTGCGCGGCGCGGTAACTAAAGGTTTCTTGCCACTCTTAGCGCGGCTTTGGCTGCCATATTCTCCCATCTCGTGCCGGCGAATATTACCTCTATTTCACGGTATTTTTTAAGCGCGGCACCATATCTTCCCGACATCTCAAGAACCCTTGCGCGAAGAAATTCTGTCTCAGCGCTCTTTGAGGGATAACCATTGAGTATGCGCATCAAACCATCAAAATCGTTATGTGATAGCTTATATTCGCCTATAAACCATATAGCTTTTTTGGCGAGTGAGTCATCAGGAGCTGTTCTTATAAGCGTCAAAAGCGAATTTATGGCGTTTGTCGTGTCGCCAGCTAAAATGAGTGAGTTTGCTTCTTTCCAAATTCTTTCCGCCTGTGACAATTGTTCGGTTTGGTTTTCGGCAGGAATTGGTTTTCCGGGAGTTGCTGGCACTTTTATTCTCTTTGAAGGGGCTTTCTGTGCCGCAGTCGTTCCCAAAAGAAGCCAAAAAACGGTTAAAAGCACTATTATAAATTGTTTCTGAGTCATCTTTTGCCCTTAAGCTTTGCTTCGGTGCCTTCAAAAATTTTTGTTATTATATTTGCTATTCCATCAGCATCGAGTCCGAGAATTTTAAGTAGTTCCTCACGCTTCCCGTGCAGGATGAATTTGTCTGGTATTGCGTGAATGACTACTTTTTCCTTCGGCACTCCGTGGGTCTGAGCGAAAGCGGCTACACCCTCGCCAAAACCGCCGATCGCGCAACCCTCCTCTACGGTTAGCACTATCTCGTGCGAATCCAAGAGGTCGGAAAGGAGTTTTTCATCCATGGGTTTTATGAACCGACAGTTTACCACCGTTGCCTTGATACCGAGTTTTTCCACTGCTTTTACGGCAGGGTTGACCATTGTTCCTACAGCGAGTATCAGGAGTTTTCCGTCGCCTTCGGAGATTACCTCCCACTTTCCGAAAGGTAGAACGATAGGCTCCCTTAATTTAACGCCTAATCCCTGTCCGCGAGGGTATCTTATCGTCCATGGAGAGTCGAACCGTTCGAGCGCGGTAAGAAGCAAGTCTCTAAGCTCCTGTTCGTCTTTTGGAGCTGTGACTACGATGCCCGGAATGTGTCTTAAGTAGGCGATGTCGAATACTCCATGATGTGTTGGTCCGTCCTCGCCAACAACGCCCGCGCGGTCGAGCGCAATTATAAGAGGAACGCGCTGAAGTGCTATGTCGTGTATTATCGGGTCGTAAGCTCGCTGCAGAAATGTGGAGTATATAGCTGCAACAGTTCTTCTTCCCTGAGCTGCTATAGCACCCCCAAATATTATTGCGTGTCCCTCGGCTATGCCGACATCGAAAAATCGCTCGGGGAATTTCTTGTGGAACATGTCGAGTCCGGTCCCGGTTTCCATGGCAGCGGTTATTGCCACTAAGTCCGTGTATCGCTCGCCAAATTGAACCATGGTTTCGCCGAATACTTTCGTATATGTGGGAGTTGATTTGACCTTTATAGGTTCACCAGTCTCCGGATTGAACTTACCCAATCCATGATAAGTGGTAGCATCTTTCTCGGCAGGGGTATAGCCCTTGCCTTTTTTAGTTAATATATGGAGCAGTTTAGGTTTCTTTATGGGTTTTATTTCCTCAAGAATAGTGATAAGCATTCGAATGTTGTGGCCATCCACGGGACCGTAGTACTCAAATCCAAGTTGTTCAAAGAACATGTTTGGAACTATAAGAGTTTTCAGGGCTTCGTCTATTTTTCTTCCCACATAACGGAGTTTTTTACCGATTTCTCCGAGGTGAGTTGTAAGGTTCCAGATGTAGGATTTAATGTTCTGGTATGTTCGGCTTGCAACCAATTTAGTGAAATATTTAGCCAGTGCGCCCACATTGGGTGAGATAGACATGGCGTTGTCGTTAAGTATAACGAGTATCTCTCGTTCGGATGCACCGGCATTGTTCAGTCCCTCGAATGCTAATCCGCCCGTCATAGAACCATCACCGACCACTGCCACAACATTGTAGTCCTCGCCCGCGAGGTCCCGGTGAGTGGCGAATCCGAGCGCCGCGGATATAGCTGTGCTCGCATGTCCTGCTCCCCAGAAGTCGTATTCGCTCTCATCCCGCTTAAGAAAACCTGATATCCCGCCAAGTTGACGCAATGTGTGAAACCTGTTTTTCCTTCCAGTAAGAATTTTGTAGCCGTAAGCCTGATGACCCACATCCCATATTATCTTGTCTTTTGGAAGGTCAAACACTCTTAGTAATGCTATGGTTAATTCTATGGTTCCCAGATTTGGTGCGAGGTGTCCCCCAGTTTTGGATACGGAATTTATAATGTACTCCCTGAGCTCACGAGCCAATTGCTCAAGCTCACTTACTGTCAGCGATTTAAGGTCCTCCGGGTAATTTACTCTATCAAGAATGCTCATATTTCAATATGACCTTTCTATTATGAAGTCAGCGAGCTCTATAAAAACCCTGTTATCATGGTCATCTGGAAGCGAACTTTTTGCTTTCTCTATTAGCTTTTTTGCGAGCTCGTAGGACTTATCCAATCCGATTACTCTCGGGTAGGTAGCCTTATCGAGCTCTATGTCCGCGCCAACCTTTTTGCCCAGTTTTTTCGTTTCTCCTTTTATGTCAAGAATGTCGTCAGTTATTTGAAATCCCAGACCAAAATTATATGCATAATTAGTTAAAGTGTCAAGTTCCTCTTTTTTCGCGCCCGCGAGCATTGCCCCTATTCGCACCGAAGCCACGAAAAGAGCGGCGGTCTTATGGGAATGTATGTATTTCACTGTCTCCTCATCTATAGGTCTTCCCTCCATGAGAATGTCCATCACCTGACCAGCAACGAGTCCATCACTTCCTATAGCCTGCGCTACCTCGAGAGGTATTTTTGGGTTTTCGGTTTTCGCCAGCCACTCGAATGCCAGTGCGTGAAGCGCATCGCCGGCAAGAACGGCTATGGATTCACCGAAAACTCTGTGGCATGTAGGTTTTCCGCGCCTGAGGTCGTCGTTATCCATAGCGGGGAGGTCATCATGTATTAGGGAGTAGGTATGAATGGCTTCTACTCCGCAAGCGGCGAGGTAAACTTTCTCAAGTTCGTTGCTGGATTGGTCACCGCCAGCCCACTCATATGCGGAAAGAACCATGAAAGGTCGCAGTCTTTTTCCGCCGGAAAACACACAGTATCGCAATGCTTGATGAAGAATAGCTGGCTTTTTTCCCGGGGGTGGAAGAAGCCTATCGAGCCACTCGTTTATGGCTTTCGCTTTTTTTGATAATTGTTCTTTAAGAAAAGGGGTCATCCCTATTTCGCCGCCATCCCGGCGGGAATAAGTTTCATTACTATTCCATTTTCTCCCACAGCCCAAATGTTGTTCTCGTTGAGGGCAAATATGGCGTAAAGGATGTTTTCCGTCATGCCTTCAGCCTGTCTGTACCATGTTTCTCCGCCGTCAGCAGTGTGAATTATGTAGCCGAAATTTCCCACCAACCAGCCAGTTTCATTGGACACGAATGCAAGGTCTCGGAAGTAGCCAAATATATTGGGTATAACTTCGTAGGCGTCCCATGTATTGCCGCCGTCTGTAGTTTTAAGAATGGTGTTGTCGCCACATATCCAGCCAATGCTGTTCGAGGTGAATTGAATTGAGCGCAACGCCGCCGGGGTGGGCGAATTTATTAATTCCCATGAGTTTCCGCCATCGGTAGTTTTAAGTATCGTGCCACCACTGCCGACCACAAATCCAGTGTTTTCATCGAAGAAGTACATGCCGAAGAGTTCAGCGTTAACATCGTTGGGAAGTTGCTCCCAATTTTCGCCGCGGTCAGTGGTTTTGAGTATTGCTCCGTTGGTTCCCACTGCGTAAGCAACATTTGTATTCACGAACAAAACTTTGTTAAGGCTCGTTATGTCTCCGTTAATTGTTATGTGGGATGTATCCACTTCTTCCCATGTCTCGCCTTTATCGTGTGAAATGAATATTTTGCCCATAGAGCCCACTATAACGCCGTCGTCAGCAGTTGCAAAAGATACGCTGGCGAGAGTTATGTCATACCTTGTCGGAACCTTCCTCTGAATTAGGGTGTATCCTCCGTCGTAAGTTTTGTAAACTCCTGCTTTTTTGCCGACGAATATGCCTTCGTTGGTGTTGAAGAAATACAGGTCGAGAAGTGTGACTGCAGTTCCAAAGTTTACGGGAATCCAGTTGTCCACGCCGTATCCTATTCTTAGAGCACCACCATATCGAATAGGGTCGTTTCCTGCTACAGCGAATATAGGTGGTGTAGCGTTGGGGATAACATCGAGCCTTTCCATTGAGCCGAAAACATTAAGGTCGTAAGTCCTTTCCCAAGTTTGGCCGCCATCCGTCGTTATTATTGCCACGCCATTATCGCCTACCGCTATTCCTTCATCTCCGACTATTGCTATGTCGTTAAGCACTGTCGTGACAGGTGTGGTTACCTCCACCCACTTCCATTCGGTGCTGTCTTCGCTAAGAGTTCGCTTCATTATTTTGCCGCCATCACCACAGATGAAGTAGTGGTCCTGATCTATCGCTGTCGCACCCGTGAAGCTCGGGTTTTCAAGGGCAAGCGATTCGGCATTCCATGTATTACCTCCATCAGAGGTAATGAAGACCCATTCGCCTGAAGTGGTTACTATCCCATGATTTCGGTCAGCAAAAGCCATTCTTCGTGCAGCGACCGTAAGCTCACTTACCAGATTAATTTCTTTTTCTGTCCATGTCGCCCCACCGTCGTTTGAGACAAGTAATCTTGAACCAGTTAATGCGTAGACTGTGTTTTCATCGATAAATTCGATATCCATTATAGTTTGAGTTCCTATGATATCGAGAGCTTTGGGCTCCCACGAGTTTCCGCCATCGGTGGTTCTAAAAAGGCTTGCTTTTCCGCCCAGAAGGCCAAGGTTTTCGTTGGCAAAATCGATGCATTCGATTCCATAGCCAAGAGTGTCCATGTAAATAATGCTATCTTCCTTCCAGCTTCTCCCTGCATCCGTTGATATGTAGAAAAATCCTCTTGCAGCGCCTGCTATGATGAACTGTCCGTTATTCGCTATAGCGCAGCAGCTTAATTCGGGCATCGATTCTGTGTATGTTCTTATTATAGTCCAGCTCGTGCCGTCTCTTGTGGGCTCGATTTTTTCCTCCCCAGGTTTTTCGCAACCAATAAGGATTAAAACCGAAGCCAGAATTAACGAATAAATTATTCTTCGCATGTTCCCTCCTTTAAAATCCTCGCAATTAAAAATAATAACTAAGGCTCCCCTTCACATCAAGAAAATTCGCCTATCACGATTTATTTTGCTTCTTAGTAAGCTTATCTATTATTTCGGGCAGCTTTTTTAAAGCAGCGAGTTGCTTTAAAGTCTCTCTTGCGCGCCGTGCTGGTGAACCGAAAAGAGTTATCCCCGATGGGAAAGACTTGTCCACGCCGGATTGTGCGTATATGGTTACATCGTCGCCAAGTTCTATGTGGTCTGATATTCCTGCTTGGCCACCTATCATGACTCTGTCGCCGATTTTTGTGCTTCCAGCTATCCCTGCCTGCCCCGATATGGAACAGTGCTTTCCTATAATAACATTATGCCCTATTTGAACGAGGTTATCTATTTTGGTTCCTGCGCCTATTATAGTGTTGTCCAGTGTGGCACGGTCTATGGTGGTATTGGCCCCTATCTCTACATCATCCTCTATTATCACGCTGCCAAGCTGAGGTATTTTGTTGAATCTACCGTTTTTGTTGCGAGTGTAACCGAAACCATCAGAGCCTATAACAGCCCCAGCATGGATTATCACTCTGTTGCCAATGGTTATACCGTCGTAGATGACCACATTGGGATAGATTTCGCAGTCATGGCCTATCTCCACGCCATCGCCAATCACTACACCAGCGTGGATGACACATCTGTCGCCTATTTTTGACTTTCCTATAACCACGAACGGCTCTATGCGGACATCTTTTCCTATCTCAGCCTCATCGGCTATGATTGCGAATTCAGAAATGGTAGGCTCGGTTTTTTTAGGAGGATTAAGAATTATCATAGCCTGCCTGAAACTCTCTGCGGGATCCTCGGAAAAAATGGCTGCAAAGTCAACATCTTTTGGGCAATCCTTCTCAGAAATTATTACCGCACCAGCTTTGGTGGTGAGAAGTTTCTTTAGAAGCCTCGGATTCGTGAAAAAGGACACGCATTTTTTATCGGCGCTCTCAAGAGAGGCTACTCGCTCTATTTCTGTTTCGGGGTCGCCTCTAAACTTTAAACCCAGCTTTTCTGCTAACTCTTTAAGCTTCATTTTTACTTTTCCGTTTTTAGTTCTTGCAGAAGTTCGTCCGTTATGTCCAACGATGGGTCAATGTATGCTATGCTACTGCCGTTTATGTCGAAAATAACGGTGTAGCCGTATTTATTGGCGATGTTAGTGAGCGCTCGGTTTATTTTTTCGTAGAGTGGTTTTGTTAGCTCTTGGTTTTTCTGGTCCGCCTTTCCGCCCTGCCCGAATATTGAAGCCAAAAACTCCTGGTATTTTTGCTGCTTTTCTTGAATGAGTCTTTGTTTTTCTATTCGCTTTTCCTCGGAAAGCATTAATTCCTGTCGCTGATATTCTTCCTGCATTTTCTTTATTTCATCCTCCATTTTCTGTGCCTGGTCCTGCCATTTGGCGACTATCTCATCGAACTTTGCCTGAGCATTTTTCCACTCGTCCCATTCGTTTCTAATCCTGTCCGAGTCGAAATATGCTATTTTGGCTTCGCCGGCTAAAAGCGGTGACAGCGCAAAGAATGCTACCATTATTCCAATGATAAAAATTGTCCTTCTCATCTTAAGCCTCCTTATTTGCTATTTTTCCTCAGCGTTAACGAAATCTTTCCGCTTTGCTCTATACAATATAACAATAAAAACATAAAAAGCCAACTCGGCTATCGTTATCCATAATCTTGAGCCTATAGAAATCACGGATTTCTGAGTTGCAGTCATCGAAGACGGGAGAAGAACAGCCATCGCACCCTCACGAATTCCGAGACCTGCCGGGACGAAAAATGAAATGTATCCGAGGAAATAAGCAAGCGTGAACGCACCCGTTATTTCTCTGAAAAGACTTATCATCGAGTTGCCATATATTGATGCAGCTGCTACCGCTATTCCGAAGCCAACCATTGTTTTACCAGCAAGATACATTGAAATAGTGAAAATTATGCGCCAACCGCTCAGGGTGGGGAATTCGTATCGTTTGCTTGGTCTGAATATCCTTAAAAAATTATATATGATAAAGTTTAGTATATTGGGATTTACTATAAAAAGAACGAGGAAAGCGACAAATATAGCTCCCCATTGAGATAGAAGGAGTCCCTGCCCGTAGTCGCACAGGAGGAAACCGAGTATCAGCGATGCTATAAGAAGGCATGCCTGAAGCAAGATAACTGATGTGAACGCCGTCATTGAGCTTATGTTGTATTTTTTTGCAAGGTATGCTAATATCGCCACGAACCACACCTTTCCAGGAATGTATTTTGCCAGCACAGGCAAGAAGAGAAGGATGAGCGCCTGAAAGTATGGAATTCTTACGCCGTATCCCTCCTCAAGAATTTTTCTCCAGGCAACAGCGGGAATAAGAAAACTTACCATTATTATGAACATGCCAAGAATCATGGTTGGGTAGTGCGCGGCAGCGAATGAATCAGCGACCTCGCGCCAGCTCGTCCCGAGACGCTTGAAAATGAAGTAGGCTATGATGATGGCTATGGCAAAACGGATTGCTATAACACCTATTTTTTTAAGCTTTTCCATCTATTGCTCGTTGATAAGCGCGCTTTATGCTTCTCGACCTTTTCCTAAAAATTGCAGGAACTACAAGGCAAATCAACACTATTATAGACGATGCTATGGAAACCAGAAGTGATTTCTTGACGAGAGGTGAGTGGTAGTAGAAATGAATAACATGAGGACCAGCCTTAAGAGGAACCCCAATGAATGAATAGTTAGCCCGTATTATTTTAAGCTTCTTGCCGTTTTCCTCGGCGTGCCAGGCCGGATACCAATTCTGCGATATGAATAGGATTCCGTCATATGGAAGATTGGTTTTTACGGTGAACTCGTTTTCTTTGTAGTCGGTTATGGTCCCCGTTACCCCTATGAACCACAGAGCTGAATCGGGCGATATTGTAGGTTGTGGAAATCCCGGGTCTTCCTCCAGCAAGACGGTGTTTCTATAGTTAACGAATGTGTCACTGTAAAAGCTTTCATGTCTGATTCTTTTTAGGACATCCTCGTGTTTCATAACCTCCCACTTGTGGAACGTGCGAACTCGCGGGAATGCTATTGTGTTGCGATATATAAGACCTGCATCTGTTTGCCCAACAAAGCTTAGATCCATGTATTCGGTGTCGAGAGGCTGCGGAGACAACAGATACTCGAAGTTGAGTATGTCCCAGAAATGTCTGTAAACTAAAAGCCATTGCGGTTGCTCGTGGCGTCCTGTGAATTCGTCATACCATCGGAGTTGGTTACCGTGCAATTCGCCAAGTGTTGTCACATCTATCCCATACGCACCGAGCTGAGTGTATTTCATCGTTTTAGGCAGCGCAAAAACTCTGAATGGTCCCTCTTTTTCTCTGCGCTGTTCGAAAAACTTTACAGTGCGGTTTTCAGGAAAGTATTTGCCTATATCGTCCGCTACTATGAATCGTCTATCAATACGCCAGAAGTCGATTGCTGTAGGTATGATCAAAAGCATAGCTATAAAGAGGGGAAAGAATTTTGATTTGCTGCTCGACCTAAGTTTTATGATAAGCGCGCCCAGTCCTATCCAGCAAAACACCAGACTTAGCACTGAGCTTTTAAGGAAGGTTTTAAAGTTGCTTGCCAGGGCTGAAACTTTGTATTGAATGTTGGTTGTTTGAGGGTTATAAACGCTTTTTATCCAGCTTTCGCAAAGTGGTTTGCCGAAGACGGCAAGTATAACGAAAAGTAGTGTCGCAGCCAACCCACCCCACAGAAGTCGATTTCGCCAGAGCTTTGTTTCCGCAGGTCCTTTAGAACTATGTTTTTTATGCGTTGATTTTTTAGCCTCAAGCGAGAAAATCTTGTCTACGGTGAAGGCGGCTGAGACGAAGAAGCAAAATGCAGCCACAAAAAGAGCGGTTTCGGGCGCACGAAAGTTCTTCACACCAGGGATGACATAGTAATAAATGTAGAAAAGCGGCGTCTGGGTGCCCATTGTGTATGTTAGAATGAAGGCGGAGAATACCCCCAATAGCCTAAGAAGCGGTTCCTTAAGGTAAAAGAAACCCAGCAGCCCGAGGATTACGATTATAAGCCCGAAGTAAAGAGAATTCAATCTGAAAAAGTTTCTTCCCCAATAGGAATTGTATTTTCCGACATTCATGCCGACGAAATCGGGGAAAACGATGGAGCCCATGTCCTCAGCGTTGAGCCGCCATGTGTTTGAATACTCTATGCCGCGCTTTTCAACATGAATGGTTCTTACTGAGTAATGCTTGAGATAATGATACGGCGGTATAAGCTGAATGGCGCTTATCCCAACGCCAAGGATGAGGAATATTAGGAAAAGGACAACCGCCTTTGAAGCCTTTTTGAAACCGTCGTCTTTGCTTTTTATCATTCGAATTATCCGGAAAAGAAATATCGCGGCAAGTAGCCACGAAAGAAAGTATGCGAGCTGCATGTGCGCGGTAAAAATAAGAAGCGCGTAACCTACAGAAAACAAAGCAAAATGCGTTATTTTTAGACTTTTCAGCGCCCTTTCGAGGAGTAGCACCATAAGCGGTGTCATGGACATTACAAATATTTTGCCGTCCTGGCCCGCGTAGCTAAGGGATACCATAACAGGCATGAGCATATATGCTATTGCCCCGAAAATGGCAGCCTCGATTCGCAACTTGTAGTGGCGCAGAAGGAGAAACATAAAAAGCCCTGCGAGAAATATGTGGAGTACGATGGTAATTCCGAACGAGCGATGTGGTGGCAGAAGAATTCTTATGGGTGCTATCAGAGGGGAGAATATCGCGCCGTGCATGGCTTCTATAAAGGGCATTCCACCATGAATGTAAGGGTCCCATAAGGGGAATGTATGGTATTTCAGTATGTGAGTTCGATAGAGTTTTACTCCATAATAGCCCATATCGAGGAAGTCGGTGCCGAAAAGAACTTTATTGGAGAATATGAAGTCCCCGTATAAAACGAGGACAATTATAAACATCAAAAGATAAGGCAGATATTTCTTCACATCTCGCCCCCTTACTTATTTGCATTCTTCGATTATCCCAAGTACCCAGTCCCTTTTCTCCTCCATGAGCTCCTTTGATGTTGCCTCGACATTAAGTCTTAACAATGGCTCTGTGTTTGATGGTCTTATGTTGAACCACCATTCCCCGAAGTCAAATGTTATACCATCAAGCCTATCCGCCTTCTGACCTGTGAGTTCCTCGACTTTCTTGGCTACACACTCGATGGTTCTCCATCTGTCGGAAACTCTCGTGTTTATCTCGCCGCTTCGGAAGTAATGGTCCATTTCCGCTATCAACTCTGACGGTTTCTTTTCCTCCTGGGAGAGGACATCGGTTGCCACAAGGAACGCTATCATGCCTGAGTCGGCATACCAGTGGTCTCTGAAGAAGTAATGACCGGAATGCTCGCCGCCGAAAATTGCGTTGTGCTGCCTCATAAGAGGCTTAAGAAACGCATGTCCAACGCGGCTTCTTACTGCTTTGCCTCCGTATTTTTCTATAATCTCATCCACTACTTTCGAGCATATAAGATTGTGGACTATCGTTGCCCCGGGTTCTATGGAAAGCATTTTCCTTGCTACCATGGCTACTATCATGTCTCCGCCTATGAACTCGCCGTGTTCGTCCACCATAAACATCCTATCCGCATCACCATCAAATATAACGCCGAAATCGCATTTGTGTTCCAGGACAGCTTGGCGTAAAGCCTCGCGATTTTTCTCGTCCATAGGGTCGGGAAGGTGATTGGGGAATCGTCCATCTGGTTCAAAAAATAGTTTTATAACCTTGAATGGAAGGTATTGAAGTAGGCGCTCAAGGACTATGCCAGCAACGCCGTTTGTAGCGTCTATGGCGATTTTAAATGGTAAAAGCTCATCGATGTTGATAAAGCTGAGGCAATGATTTATGTAGTCCTCGAGTATTTCCTTTGAGTGAACAGTTCCGGGGGTTTTTGCCGTTCTGAACTTGCCCGACATTACTATTTGTTTTATTTCCGGCAGTCCCTCATCGCCTGAGAGAGGTATGGCTTGAGCGCGCGATATTTTGAACCCATTGTATTCGGGAGGGTTATGTGATGCGGTAACCATAACCCCGCCATCGAACTCATACTTTCCGACGGCGAAATACATCGCATCTGTGGGTATAACGCCCATTATCACTACATCAGCGCCGGCATCCGTCATTCCGCGGATAAGGGCTCGTTCAAGAGCGGGCGATGAGACCCTGACATCTCTGCCCACCGCTATCAATTGACCGCGGATAACATTAACTATGGCACCACCGATAAGATAAGCTATTTCCTCGTTAAGCTGGTCAGGGTAGGTGCCTCTGATGTCGTACGCTTTGAATATTCGTTCGTCTACTCTCATTTTCCCTCCATTTTTTACTCACCTTTTGGCGGTGGAATAATTGTTTTGCGGGTTTTGGGTGGTATAATTCTTGGTCTGGTGGATTTTTGCTGAGTTTCCTTTTTTGTAGTTGTCTTCCTTCTCGTTTTTGGCCGTCTTTTTTTGATAGGTTTTTCAGGGGGCGGTTTTGGAGTTTTTAGCGACTCTGGTGCAGCAGATTCAATCCGTTGACCATAGGCTGAGCTTATACCGGGTGGCAGTGGTTGATAACCTTCTATGTACTGGAGAATGTTGTCGCGCCTCAGGTCGATGGGCTGTCCGTAAGGAATGTTAAGGGGGGCGAGGTCGAAGCCATTAACGCTTATTTTTAGTGCTCCCGGGTTGCTCGACTCCATGTATATAGCGTCTTTAACGCGCCATACCTTTGTTTGTCCCGTTCCGAGTTTGCCCTTGAATGCAAGCTTATAATCCCTTTCCACATAGAGGTCTACTGGTTCTCTTGCCCTGACGACGAATGTTAGCGATTCAGCTCGCGCGAGTGCTCTTGCTGGGTTGACGCTATCTATGGAAATTCGTATCTCTTGAGCTATCTCGTGGTCGTAAGGGGCTTTTGCCATGTGGTAGATTAGTGTATCGGGTGATACAGCTTCTATGGCGTAGCTCGGCGGGGTTTCCTTACGGCTGATTGATACTACTATGATTATTCCTGCAAGGATTATTATGAATCCTATAATGTATATTATGACCGGGACTGCGCGCAGGGAGTGCCAGACATCGTGCATGGTTACTTTATGCTCCTCGACGGTCTCCGGAAGAGCTGACACATCGCCCACGATGTTTATTCTTTTCGGCTGTTTCGCCTTTTTGGGTGATTCTTTTTTTGCTTCAAGGAATTTTTGATAAAGCTCATCTGCTGATACACCGAAATAATTTGCAAGAGTTTTCAGTATTCCCCTGACATACACATCCGGGGGCAGGAGCTCGAACTGGTCGTTTTCCAGCGCGGAAAGGACTTTTGGACTTATTTTTGTCTCGTCGCAGATTTGCTCGATGGTTATCCCTTTTTCCTCGCGTAGCTTTTTTATGTATTCAGAGAGTTCGCTCAACTAAGCTCCTTTATCAAAGTTAACCTTTCTATTTTAAATTTTTCCAAAAGTTTAGTCAAGCGCAAAAGGGGCAGTCCTACTACATTGTAAAAGCATCCATCGACTTTCTCGACAAGCAGCGCACCGAATTTTTGTATACCATAAGCTCCAGCCTTGTCCATCGGTTCCCCGGATGCGATGTATGCGTCTATCTCCTCATCGCTTAGCTCGGAGAACTTGACTCTTGTTGACTCGACATCGGATTCTATTCTCATTTGGGGCACACTCATTGCTGCGA is from bacterium and encodes:
- a CDS encoding YfhO family protein; translation: MKKYLPYLLMFIIVLVLYGDFIFSNKVLFGTDFLDMGYYGVKLYRTHILKYHTFPLWDPYIHGGMPFIEAMHGAIFSPLIAPIRILLPPHRSFGITIVLHIFLAGLFMFLLLRHYKLRIEAAIFGAIAYMLMPVMVSLSYAGQDGKIFVMSMTPLMVLLLERALKSLKITHFALFSVGYALLIFTAHMQLAYFLSWLLAAIFLFRIIRMIKSKDDGFKKASKAVVLFLIFLILGVGISAIQLIPPYHYLKHYSVRTIHVEKRGIEYSNTWRLNAEDMGSIVFPDFVGMNVGKYNSYWGRNFFRLNSLYFGLIIVILGLLGFFYLKEPLLRLLGVFSAFILTYTMGTQTPLFYIYYYVIPGVKNFRAPETALFVAAFCFFVSAAFTVDKIFSLEAKKSTHKKHSSKGPAETKLWRNRLLWGGLAATLLFVILAVFGKPLCESWIKSVYNPQTTNIQYKVSALASNFKTFLKSSVLSLVFCWIGLGALIIKLRSSSKSKFFPLFIAMLLIIPTAIDFWRIDRRFIVADDIGKYFPENRTVKFFEQRREKEGPFRVFALPKTMKYTQLGAYGIDVTTLGELHGNQLRWYDEFTGRHEQPQWLLVYRHFWDILNFEYLLSPQPLDTEYMDLSFVGQTDAGLIYRNTIAFPRVRTFHKWEVMKHEDVLKRIRHESFYSDTFVNYRNTVLLEEDPGFPQPTISPDSALWFIGVTGTITDYKENEFTVKTNLPYDGILFISQNWYPAWHAEENGKKLKIIRANYSFIGVPLKAGPHVIHFYYHSPLVKKSLLVSIASSIIVLICLVVPAIFRKRSRSIKRAYQRAIDGKA
- a CDS encoding phosphomannomutase/phosphoglucomutase, producing MRVDERIFKAYDIRGTYPDQLNEEIAYLIGGAIVNVIRGQLIAVGRDVRVSSPALERALIRGMTDAGADVVIMGVIPTDAMYFAVGKYEFDGGVMVTASHNPPEYNGFKISRAQAIPLSGDEGLPEIKQIVMSGKFRTAKTPGTVHSKEILEDYINHCLSFINIDELLPFKIAIDATNGVAGIVLERLLQYLPFKVIKLFFEPDGRFPNHLPDPMDEKNREALRQAVLEHKCDFGVIFDGDADRMFMVDEHGEFIGGDMIVAMVARKMLSIEPGATIVHNLICSKVVDEIIEKYGGKAVRSRVGHAFLKPLMRQHNAIFGGEHSGHYFFRDHWYADSGMIAFLVATDVLSQEEKKPSELIAEMDHYFRSGEINTRVSDRWRTIECVAKKVEELTGQKADRLDGITFDFGEWWFNIRPSNTEPLLRLNVEATSKELMEEKRDWVLGIIEECK
- a CDS encoding helix-turn-helix domain-containing protein; its protein translation is MSELSEYIKKLREEKGITIEQICDETKISPKVLSALENDQFELLPPDVYVRGILKTLANYFGVSADELYQKFLEAKKESPKKAKQPKRINIVGDVSALPETVEEHKVTMHDVWHSLRAVPVIIYIIGFIIILAGIIIVVSISRKETPPSYAIEAVSPDTLIYHMAKAPYDHEIAQEIRISIDSVNPARALARAESLTFVVRAREPVDLYVERDYKLAFKGKLGTGQTKVWRVKDAIYMESSNPGALKISVNGFDLAPLNIPYGQPIDLRRDNILQYIEGYQPLPPGISSAYGQRIESAAPESLKTPKPPPEKPIKKRRPKTRRKTTTKKETQQKSTRPRIIPPKTRKTIIPPPKGE